In Periplaneta americana isolate PAMFEO1 chromosome 4, P.americana_PAMFEO1_priV1, whole genome shotgun sequence, one DNA window encodes the following:
- the LOC138698691 gene encoding oocyte zinc finger protein XlCOF6.1-like isoform X2 gives MDVVKVEPGAAQTSGDTEIEEEEPPCEPGNFVAVYVNEFRADSEDPDISLVQGEGSPVLSLHPEVKFEAGDESCDGAVEEFQPEDDEVLIESDLQASQHYIEDPKAIAPYECKICSKRLRTRWSLRIHGRRHSGLKAFWCDLCGKGFNMRNPLLTHLLSHSGEKPFKCGICGKAFGGQRYLARHLVVHRGEKRFPCPVCGQLFREKTTLSVHSRLHSGEWPFRCDVCGRGFVARGHLAAHGVVHTGERPFGCDECGKGFTRACNLADHKRTHSGEKPFACDACGKRFGHRSNLARHNRSHANSGKPILLLNSSKESF, from the exons CCAGGAAACTTCGTGGCAGTGTACGTGAATGAATTCAGGGCAGATTCTGAAGACCCTGACATTTCCTTAGTGCAAGGCGAGGGATCTCCAGTCTTGAGTCTACACCCAGAAGTGAAATTCGAAGCTGGG GACGAGTCATGTGATGGTGCGGTGGAGGAGTTCCAGCCAGAGGATGACGAGGTCTTGATTGAGAG CGATCTACAAGCCAGCCAGCATTATATCGAGGACCCCAAAGCCATCGCCCCTTACGAATGTAAGATCTGCAGCAAGCGACTGAGGACCAGGTGGTCATTGAGGATCCATGGCCGGCGGCACAGCGGCCTCAAGGCCTTTTGGTGCGACCTCTGCGGCAAGGGCTTCAACATGAGGAACCCCCTGCTCACGCACCTGCTGTCCCACTCCGGGGAGAAGCCCTTCAAGTGCGGCATCTGCGGCAAGGCCTTCGGCGGCCAGCGCTACCTGGCACGGCACCTCGTGGTGCACAGAGGCGAGAAGCGCTTCCCCTGCCCCGTGTGCGGGCAGCTGTTCCGGGAGAAGACCACGCTGTCCGTGCACAGCCGCCTGCACAGCGGGGAGTGGCCCTTCCGCTGCGACGTGTGCGGCCGGGGCTTCGTGGCGCGCGGCCACCTGGCGGCGCACGGCGTGGTGCACACCGGGGAGAGGCCCTTCGGCTGCGACGAGTGCGGCAAGGGCTTCACCCGCGCCTGCAACCTGGCGGACCACAAGCGGACGCACAGCGGGGAGAAGCCCTTCGCGTGTGACGCGTGTGGGAAGAGGTTCGGCCACCGGAGCAACCTCGCCAGACACAATCGCTCGCACGCGAACTCTGGGAAGCCGATACTCTTGCTGAACAGTTCCAAGGAGTCGTTTTAA
- the LOC138698690 gene encoding zinc finger protein 501-like: MEEIKIEPEPHSDDDTIPIMKCEAELNLGGVKEESSSDEDAYLMSSLSEVQLLEPKSEGHFVSVKTEPQDEESSSDEDGDVSEGRGGSGDSGSVRRAHQPPFRSGRCYRCEVCSKQFSSHHNRKQHMKTHTGEKSFSCDKCHLKFAQKGNLKQHYRIHTGEKPYKCNLCDKVFSQHSNLVGHKRTHTGEKPYECVICKNKFSGRGYLKQHYRIHTGEKPFKCKVCFKNFRRKGDLNCHSRIHMGDNPIKCETCLKVFPRRADLIRHSRCHTGEKPFTCDVCLKKFSANGNLKEHYRIHTGEKPYTCEVCNKSFFRSGECTRHKVRAHKIPRNSSTQLHV; the protein is encoded by the exons ATGGAAGAAATCAAGATAGAGCCTGAACCACATAGTGATGACGACACAATCCCGATAATGAAATGTGAAGCCGAG CTGAACCTGGGAGGTGTGAAGGAGGAGTCGAGCTCCGATGAGGATGCCTATCTGATGTCATCTCTGAGCGAGGTGCAGTTGCTGGAGCCCAAAAGTGAGGGACACTTCGTGTCGGTCAAGACAGAGCCACAG GATGAAGAATCCAGCAGCGATGAAGATGGTGATGTGAGCGAAGGAAGAGGAGGCAGTGGAGACAGTGGGAGTGTGCGAAG AGCACACCAGCCGCCGTTCAGGAGTGGGAGGTGCTACCGCTGTGAGGTGTGCAGCAAGCAGTTCTCGAGTCACCACAACCGGAAGCAGCACATGAAGACGCACACCGGCGAGAAGTCTTTCAGCTGTGATAAGTGTCATCTCAAGTTCGCACAGAAGGGTAACCTGAAGCAACACTACCGCATCCACACGGGGGAAAAGCCTTACAAGTGTAACCTGTGTGATAAAGTTTTCTCCCAGCATTCCAACCTCGTCGGACATAAACGAACTCACACTGGAGAGAAGCCGTACGAATGTGTTATATGCAAGAACAAGTTCTCTGGGAGAGGCTACTTGAAACAACATTATCGAATTCACACCGGAGAGAAACCGTTCAAGTGCAaggtttgttttaaaaattttagaCGAAAAGGAGACTTGAATTGTCACAGTAGAATTCATATGGGAGATAACCCCATAAAGTGCGAAACTTGCCTGAAAGTGTTCCCAAGAAGAGCTGATCTCATCAGACATAGTCGTTGCCACACTGGAGAAAAACCGTTCACTTGTGATGTGTGCTTAAAGAAGTTTTCAGCTAATGGTAATTTGAAAGAACATTATCGTATTCACACTGGGGAAAAGCCATATACGTGCGAAGTATGTAATAAATCTTTTTTCAGAAGCGGAGAGTGTACGAGGCACAAAGTTAGAGCTCACAAGATACCAAGAAATTCCAGTACTCAGTTACATGTCTAA